The Candidatus Zixiibacteriota bacterium genome includes the window CAATGCACCTGAAAACAATCGCGTTTTGTGGCTCCAATAATATTTGCCACGTTTTTTGCGGAGCGCATGAAGAATCGGCCCATATTTTTCCGGCTCAAATGCCTAAGATTATAGAGAGAACTCAAAAGATATACCAAAACTATGGTATCGCATATGAAACTCCGGTATACCGAAAAGACAGGACAGATAAGATATTATTTGATATGGGAATAATTCAAAATCCGAATGTTAAGCAGCAACATTTGATATACTCGACCCAGCACACTTGTTTGCTGGGAGTTTTGCTTCACGCGCATTCCCAAATTTATTATAAACCTTTATTCGGCCTGCCTCAATATCAAAGAAATGCGTATCGCTTTTTTTCTTCCAAAATTGAGGACATTGATATGGACACATTATTGCAGGGGATGGAAAATAATGGTAATTCTAGGCCTGAGCAATCTTGATAATTCATCAGCCGTGATACTTGGTGATGGCGATATATTGGCTGCTTGCGAAGAGGAACGATTTACAAGAAAAAAACACGAAAAATCATTTCCAATAAATTCAATATGTAATTGTCTAAAGATCGCAGGCATCGAAATAAGCGATGTCGATAATGTTGCGATAGGATGGATTCCTTATTCAGGTATTGCGCATCGCGTAATTTCTTCATTGATATTAACGGTCCGACAGCAATCCTGGAAGCGTAAAGCTTCTAAAGGAATTGGATATTTTCAGACGATCAAAGAACAGCTCTTGGCAGGGCGAATTTTGGAATCTAATTTTGGTGGCAAACGGCTTCCTGTACATTATGTGAATCATCATCT containing:
- a CDS encoding 7-cyano-7-deazaguanine synthase; this translates as MNNKIAVLFSGGSDSTLAAAIAAERFRQVYLVTFQHPFMLRHDKININISALRRKYPDCNFIYHKEKINSLYKRLYFGKYVSYIKKYGSMVIPWICGACKLSMHLKTIAFCGSNNICHVFCGAHEESAHIFPAQMPKIIERTQKIYQNYGIAYETPVYRKDRTDKILFDMGIIQNPNVKQQHLIYSTQHTCLLGVLLHAHSQIYYKPLFGLPQYQRNAYRFFSSKIEDIDMDTLLQGMENNGNSRPEQS